CTTTGGCGCCGGAATGTATGATGAACGCTGCCCCAGTGTTCTTTCCTTCTAAGCTGATACGTTCAAAAGATTCATGTCCAGGATCTGGCTCCATAGTAGTCTGAAAGATTTGCCGTCTGAGTCTTTCTTCAAGTTTGAAGGAATACTGCCCCCTGTAGGAGTTTTTTCCTTCTAAGTCATGCTTATGGATTCCTTGCTTCCATTATGAGCTTGGTATTTACACATTTCACTTTGCAAGGAAAGCCAATATTCTCATTCAAAAGACTTGAAACAAAGTCATGTTGAATCCAATTTGGAATTTCAAGAAACGAATCATGTAGAATTCAGTTGGAAGTACTGCTAAAGTGCTAAACAACCAAGGTACCTATATCGGACTATAAAACACTTCCTAATGTAGGTACTGCAGTCAAAAAATTATTGCAGTTGGTATTTGGTATTGTGCGGTTTAGCATTTTTGCTTCTATCAGGTTGAAAAAGTATTGGAGCATTTTGCCAGTCCCTCCGAAATAAGATCTGGTGCTGGCTTGTAGTGCTGTAAGATTGATTCTAGTTCAAGAGGAAAACACTTCTTTACTAATGTAGAGCAAAAGGTAGATACATGGAATTCCCCTATACTCGGGGCTTATGAGCAATCAGCGAAAATGAAAACAAAAAATCCATGCTATCTTGAAATTACAAATGGGTGAAATTCAGTCAAATGTTACGGATATGAAACTGTAAAATACTAACTCTCCACATCCTTTATTGTTTCCTACAATTTTTCAACAGAAGGCAACCCTCTCTGAAAACCTGCCAGACCAAGGATAACATTACTTCAGTCCCCAAAAAACAAATTTTGATTGAGCTTAATTACAAGAAATCAGACATAGATTTAATAAGTTTTGCAAAATCCCAAACCTGATTTGAAGATTCCGAGTGGGTTGCCCTCCTGGACTAAAAGCATTTCAGAATTTGAGAGCCTGAGAAACTCATGGATAAGAATCTGGAGAAACTTTTTCACTGACTGTAGAACCGAAGTTTGGTCCGCCCTTCCGATATTGGATAAGAAACTCAATAGGGTAACCCTTGATCTTATGGGGCAGAATTCCAAGATCATTGAAAGTCAAGGCTACAGAGCACACCACACAATTGAGGAAAATGAGAATATCAACTGTAAAAGAAATGACAAAACTAATCCTAATATTTATCTTACCATTTTCTGAGACAACTGTATCTGGAGCTTGGGCAAGGATTTGATCTAGGTTGAAGATTTCAGGATTTGGCAATGGAAACGGAACTTTTTTAAGCAGGATTTCTCGAGGCATTGCAATTGCCTGCAACATTAAAACATCATTAGTTGAGGTGTAACACTTGGGTACAAAAATCATGTGATTGAAAAAATAAAGATATGGATGTATACACCGTTCTGAAAATTTTCAAACAAATTAAGATACCCCTGCAGGTCCTGTATATTCTGATTTGCAGTAAAGGGAGAATACTAAATAAGTAAATATATTTTTATGATTTTGGCAGAACTCAAAACCCTCAAAGGTCAATGGAAGGTACTTTTTGATATACATAATAGATTCCCTTATGGCAACTCTTGACGTATTATTTAGTTAATGTTTAAGTTATCATAATAATTGTACTGTATTCCATTGCTTAGAAAAAGTCATAATGAACTCTCAAAGTAACTACTGCATCCATTACAAAACATAAGAAACTAGATACATATTTCCGACATCAAGAGTGTTGCACTGTTACCTTTGCGATTGGGATTGGAATCTTCACGTAATGAGGCCATTCCCGGATCATGTCAAACATAAGCTCTGCCTGCATTACTCAGGGACCTCAGTGAAAGTAAATTTTGCATTCACACAACATCAGAAAAATAGACGATAATTACCAATTGATGCACTGTATAGACATCAGGCCCACCAAGTTCATAAACTTTTCCCATGCTGGTGCCATCATCTTGCAGGGCCGAAACGATTGCACCAGCAACATCAGCAACATACACAGGTTGGATTCTACAGGGCAGGTAATACAAGAAAAGTATTTAAACTATATACCCTTGATAAAGCTGTTTCAAAACAGAAACTAATTAAAACTTGTAATTTATATATGTAAAACATACTTGGTAGACCCATCCCCTATAAGTGGAAGAAAGCCATATTTTTTTGAAACAAAAGCCCATCGATTCAAAATTCGATCCTCTGTACCAATCATCACAGCAGGTCTCATAACGGTGGCCTATTGAAGATAAGAGGTTGTCAAAAGATATGCTCCTGAAATAAACATGGCAAGATATAAGGATCAAAATACATAATCCTACCTCTGGTAATGCACTTAAAACAGCACCCTCTGCAGCAGCTTTAGCCCTTAGATATCTGGATTCTGATGAGGGAGATGCCCCTAAGCAAGAAACTTGAATAAATCTCATGATACCCCCATGCTCTTTGGAAATCTGCACACATTCGAAAGATTAGCTGTTATAAGTAAAACAAGAAAAAGATCAGCAAATGAAGTACTGAGAAATGAAGGAGTGAGTGGATGATATAAATGCAGCTAATGAAAGATCATTGTCAGAAATAACAAATATTCAACATAGAGAGTACATGAATAAAAATCACATCTTCAAGTGCAAGTTGACTGTGTTGCAATATTATATTTATTCTATACTTCTTAGCCAATGATGATGGTATAATGTTTGTATACAAGAAAAGGTCACAGCATGCTTCAAAAGTCACATATTAGTAAAAGACGTTCGATGCCAAATATCTCTAATTTTATTGACAATATTGCAATCTCTTGGGTCACATCCAACTTCTATATCTCCACCAAAATAACTTTTTTCCAATTAACTGCACACAGGTCGGATTTGGGCAGACTAGACTTCCATATCCCATGAGACATTTCTTGCAATCTTAAAAGAATTCTGCAGTGTCGTGTACTACCACTATACACTACAAAAGTTTGAATTATGGCAAGATGACTTGTGAATATCAACACTTGTTGTTCCCATTATATGGATGATGTTTCGTAGAACTTATTCTCTAAGATAAATAGATGACTAAGCTGAAAAGCACAGGAATGATGGTCACTGCAGGATACCTACCATTGCGAGTTGTTCAGCCATGGAATGATTCACTTCCTCAAAGCTAAAGTTTCTTGTCTCATATTCTCTCCCTGCAAAACTACACAGTGTGATTTCCTTCATTGAATCCAAGATTTAGAATCTATAACATGTAACTTAGGAGTAAGCATTCATACCAATAAGATTGATAACCACATTAGCTTTCGCCATTACCGCCTTAATTGAACTTTCATCTCTTGGATTGTATTTCATTGGTACTATCTGAGTAAGTGAATTTTAAGCAGTTTAGAGACATAATAGATCATATTAACAACAAATTCAAGTAATTAAAAAAATAAATAAAAGTATAATGTACCGTACAGAACAACCGAACAACAGAGACTACTATACCTGCCCCAAATCTCCCATCAACTTGAGATGACGATGAGAATCTTCAGAACCACGGAATGGTACTAATACCTGGCTTCCCATTTTGGCTGAAGAGATGTAAGAATCAGCACACTAACACACTAAAAAGGCTAAAAGCAAATTCTTTTTGTATAGAGGAAAAGAGCCTAGAACATACTTCGATCATTCAACCTACTACAATTATGCTCAACCATAGCCAACGCAAACAATACACATCAACGAATCAAGTTAAGTCCAAACCCTCCTACTAGAAATGTAATCGCGCTCTAGGGAATGCCAATAAAAATATTTGAAAATACATATACTCACCAAGTTGTTGTACAAGATAACGACCAAGGAACCCAGTAGATCCAAAAACTGCTGCTACAATGCCACTGAAACAAACGTAATTTCAAAAACTTTATAAACATCACAGATATAGGCAGTATAAAAGTACAAGCCACGCCGACTGAGTACATTCACAATTTGCATAACTTCATCTAAGACAACTGCTCCACTAAGCAGCATAAATGCAGAACAACAGGAAGAACACAACAGCCATAAAACGATTTTAAATATCCATGCTATCTACATTTTCTTCCTCTTTTTTCTTCCAGCAATTTGACATTTTAAGCTCTTCATTTGCCTCAAATCAATACCTAACAGATGATCTTCCACCAGTGCCCTTGCGAACAAGGTGCCCCACTCCCTTAGTGGCGAGGGTAGATCCGTACTTAGGACGCTCGGCTCCATAATCTGCAAACAGAACCCGAACGAATTAGGGATTGAGAATCCCGAGGTCGAAAACCTAACAAGTGGGGAGGAAATGAGGGACTACAATGATCGGAGGTAGGGTAGATTGACTTGAGCGACGACGATGAGGGGCTCAGATATCGATGCCCAGCGCGCCTCGTAATGGCCTGCATCGTGTGCTCAGCTTCACTTTCAGACTGAGAAAGACGGAGAGAGATTGAAGAAGAAGAAGAAGAAGAAGAAGATGGGGGAGATGCTTTGCTATTACAGTGGGTAGTTGTTACTGGGCCCAATAGCATGTTTTTGGGCTTTCTATTTTCACTTGACCCACCTTACTAAATCCGATTATCCAACACGATTCACGTTTCCGTTGGTTAATATTGGGAAATGAAATCCACACACCTATTTTTTTTTTTAGTAACTTAAATTTTGTCCTTAGTGACTTAAATTTTGTCTTCATATGATAATGATTACTAAAAATAGAAAGTGGGTGTGTAGATTAAAATTTTGGGTGTGTAGATTTCACATCCCTTAATATTTTATCCGACAAAAATGTCTATTTGGCAATCTAATATGGTTGAACTAGTAGAAGCATCCTAGGATAAAAATGGGGCAATCGCTGAGGCCCCTCATCTTGTGAAAAACATTCTTTGTCAAAATAGTAACTCACTCGGCCACCATTTTTATAACCAAAAAATTACTAAGCAAACTTTTGTAACAAAATAGCTACATTAATTTTGATGACGGCCATGAATCTATAACCCCAGATATACTCATAATACATATAATTGAACGATTCTCAAGCTCATTAGTTTTCGATAACAATAATCTTCAAATGGTGAATTTTGTCTAAGAAAAAAATGTTATGCAGTGTGTATATAAGGGCTGATTCTCTTAAAGCCTTTTTTTTTAATAAAAAATAAATTGATAAAGCCATCTGGTTGTACAAGGAGTGACTCCATCTTAACTTGCAATGCATAAACTTCTGCAATGTGCATAACTTATAAGCATAAACTTCTGCCGGCTCATCACTATTGATAGACATAAAAATACTCAACTCCAAAGGACCATACAACCGTTGAGCCAAAAAAAATAATACCATACAACCACACTTTTGAGAGCTCACTTCAAGAAGGAAACAAATCATTTAACACATCCAAATTGATTCTCCTCAATCTGATTCGTGAAACAAAGAAGCTCAAGTAGTGAAACTTGATTTCCCTATTCGAGCACTTGCTTGCTGTTGTTTTCCTTTCATGTTCTTTTGCAGTTTACTTTGCACAAGACCAGTCTTGGTGGACACTGCTCTATTGGAGCCTTTGGTCATGCTCATAGGACTCGGGGATGCCTTTCTCTGTTGCCTTTGGGAAGCAAGTACCCTCTCCTTGTGCACCTTGACAGCAGAAGGTGTTTTATCAAATAGTTTGTTTACTAGTCCAATCATCCCATCATTGTCTGAAACCACAAAATTACTTCCAGCTTAAAAATTGAAGAATCATACAATATATGTGTCATATTTACCAACCACATTACTGATCAAACTACATACCAGGACTAGATAAGACTGCACGAGGACGCAGCGGTACTGAAGAACAAGCTCTTACATCTGGTTTTGCATCCTGCTTCCCAAGATGTCTGCTCTTATCTACTGTCAATCACAAGTATATGGCTTTGGCAGATAAATTTACATGGTAACATGAAGCTAGATATGAAATATATTAATTAATGACCAGAATGTAAGCGTCTCAAGGTAATTTCTTTTCGAATACCAACCTTTGGATGAAGAAAGTGACTGTCCTAGCCCTGCTGGTACCTTTGGCACAGAAGCCTTCATGATTTTGGGTTTCAATGGTAGAGAACATCCTTGTATCTCCTTCACTGCAAATATATACGTCTGTGATTTACATCTAAACTAGAGGTAATTTGTGGGTTTAAACTGAAAGCTTAACTTATCTGGAAAAATATAAGCTACCTGGTATAGATGGAGATTCATCAGAGACTTTTGTTTCTGGTACTCTTCTGTGATCATTTTGTGAAAGAATATGATTTTCTTGTTGATGTACCCTCACTCTCACCTTAGGATACACTTCAAAATCCCAAACAAACAAATCAAAATCACATATTGATCGAGCTCATAGAACGAATTGTTAGAAAGTAGAAACTTAAAACAGAAATGGATTGGAATAACATACTATGTTGTCTGTGCCTCAAAATTGGAACGATGATTTCCCGCAATGAGAAACTGGAACTAAACGTACTTAACAGAAGGTTTTGTTTATAAAGCAAAAGACAAAAAGCTCAAAAGAAGAAAGATATGAAAACTCACTTTGCGATTGTCGTCTGTTTTCAAATTCGAATGACTTTGGGTTTTGGTTTTGGCTTCTAAGTTCCTCAGTGAACATATATGCTTTTGAAGCAAGAACTTTTACTCAGATTTGTGTCTTGAGTCTGGGAGAAGTAACGAGTACCAAATAAACTGAAGAATGTCAGGGATTTATTTCTCCTCCATGTATCTTGACTTGAAAACCAAGCAGAATCGATTCTTCTGTCATTGCCACACATGGTTTTGCTTTCTTCAACTCGCGTACTATATGTCCTACTCTTAAAAGGATTTTAATGAACATCCCGTATCGAAGAAAACTAAATTATATAAATATGGGCTATAAATATTTATAAACAATTACAATAAGGGTAAGGTCACCCACGATGGTTAGGTTGCAAATTCTGAATGTGGTTATTCAAGTTGAAGCCGGAGCCCCCGACTTGCGAGTTACCCTACTCAGTTGAATCCAAATGGATATGGAGCCCTGAGTTGCCCTAGGTAGCAAATTCTAAATGTGGATATGGTTATTCAAAGTTAAATTCAAAGTCTTGAGTTACCGCCCCCCCCCCCCCCCCCCCAACATTTGAAATGTGTAGCCCGTTGAGTTACCCTTCCCACGATGGGTAGGTAATGAATTTTAAATATGGATATGGTTTCAAAGTTAAAGTCGAAGCCTCAAGTTACGCCCCCAACACTTCAAATGTGGAACCCGAGCCCCAAGGTGATAGGGGCGTCCCTACCCACAATGGGTAGGTTAGTTTTTTTTCTTTTGCCAAAATAACCAATTAAGCATATCATCATTGTAAGGAGTAAATATTCAAATATTGTCACTTTTAAGCTCCAAGTAACACATTCAAAGTTGAAGTCAAAGTCTCGACTTACCCAGCCCCGAATACTTGTATTTAACAGTTTTATTAATCGAGGTTTGAGAGAAATTTTAAACACACTCCCCTAATCTTTTAATACACACCTCTATTATTTTATGTTTCTATTAAGATTTTATAGGTAAGCTAAATGACCAAAACAAACATCTATTATTAAAAAAAATATTCGCGCTAGAAATATTCTTTTCAATCTTCTACCCTAAAATCGTCGAAAACACGTCTTCTCCCCTAACCCCAACTCTTCTCCACAATTCATTTGGGTTGTCTTTTTTTTTTATATCTGTATCAACTTTATTTTGATCTTGCATATCATATTGTCATGTACTACATCTTTATCATGACATGTTTTATCAAATAACTAGCTAGCTATGTTTAGTAGCTACTGTATTTCTACAGTTCTACTAGTTTGTGAATTTTAAAAACTTGTATTGGTGATTTGGAGTTTGGATATAACAATAATCATTTGATTATAAATTGAACGATGATAGCCAAAAATTTCTTGCAAAAATTAGATGAAATAATATGTAAAAAGAGGCACCAAATAGTACATATATATTAATTATATTAAATAATAGAATATTTCATAAATTAAGAGCATTTTAGGCAGTTTGGGATGTGTATTAAGTATAATACTGAAATGAAAAACTTGATAGGTGGTGTATTAAGTAAGGGGTGTGTATTAAGATATTAGGGGTGTGTATTTAAAATTTCTCGAGGTTTGAAGGCGGCACCATCAATTTATTCAAAAAAAAAAAAACATAATAGGCATATTTACTTGCTTGGAATGAAATTGAGTAATCAATCCTTGCGTTTACTAAGACATAAAGGAATCAAATGATTCCAAGTAAAAGTCATATGTAAGGAATTGACCTACGTCTCATCTCGCATGAATCAATTCCTGAATACTCAAGAATTTATTACCCATATGGCTTTAAGAAGCAACCATTCAGAATCGATACTAATTCATTTCTTCTCACATTCTACTTACACCCGATTCATGATTATTTTTCATTCCAAACATGTCACCGGGACTATAAGTCTAGTGTATACAAAGTCAAAACCAAAATACTTCAAACCATACTAAAGAAAAATCTCTTGTAAAATAGCAAAATATACATTCAAGTGCCATATATAGGGATTTTACAAGGATGCTGGAGATGCTGTATTATATAGGTGTAGATGCTGCATATATAGGTGTGATCTTGTGAAATCTTGTGAATCCAAGACAACTTTAGCGAAACAAACGGATGTACAAGGTTGTATAAGTTGCAGTAAAAGTTTTGATGTAGTTCATTCAGTACCATAAAGAGCAGAACAAAAAGTTGGACTTGTGATTCTAAAAGACTAAAAGTCTCAAACTGTACTCTTGCCACCAAAATTGTGGAATAAACATTAACTAGTCCTTCAGATCAAAAACATTACAACCCAGCTTCACCTATTCACTAACTACATTGACCTACTGCTTCGATCTAATGACTACATTATTGAACATGATTAGACACAGTTACGCCCCCAATTTTTGCCTCTTCTGTCTACTTTTATTTATCATCAACCTCACTAACCAGACTTATTTCTGACCAAGTCAACTGACCATGAAACAATTCTCTAATTTGTCTAGGGGGATGAATTAGCGCATAATCCCTGTAGATTGGAAACAAGTTTCCTCTTATGGGGTTTGGGTTGATAAGATGACATGCACCTTTTATCTTTCCCACCATTTTTCTTTTGCCGAATGCTGCAGCAGCAGCAGCAGCAAGGAAAGTGGCGCCAACTGCTTCATTTTGTACCATTTGTTCTTGCTGCCCTTGATTCAAAGGTTCCATGGCATGCCATCTGATTCAAAAATCTGATATGCCACTTGACCTTGATGAATACTCGGTTACCAATTTTAGAAACATGGACGATTTATCTTCTAATAGCCGTTGAGGAGTATCAAACTCTGCCACTCGACCTGCACAAACATTGAATATCTCAGGAATATGCAGTCAGGTAATGGAGGGTCAATGCAGATGATGTCCAGAGACACATGAATGAATAACTTTTCTTGAATATTCAGTCTCTAGTAACTTAATAAGATGCAACTGTACATACCATCACTCAGGACCAATACTAGATCACTGTCAATGACGGTTGGTATACGATGCGCTATAGTGCACACAGTACAGTTCTTAAACTCTGTTCGAATAATTTTCTGGATGAGATTGTCTGTCTGCGTATCAACCGATGCTGTTGCTTCATCAAGCACCAGTATTTTGGCTTGCTTAAGCAATGCACGGCCCAGAGAAACAAGTTGCCGCTGCCCCACACTCCAATTATCTCCATTTTCTAGCACTGTAATTGCAAGATAACAAATCAACTAAATGAAAATCACACAAAAACCAAGATATTTTCAAATTTCTTCCTATTTTTGGAGTGGGGTAGGTGCTGTACCTGGTGAGTCAAGCTTGTGCTCTGTTTTACGGATTACCTCTCCAAGCTGAGATTTGTCAAGTGCCTGCACCAAATTAAATGCAATAAATATACAAAGAGAAAAGGTCAAGGTACAATGACTATCCGTCCGTCCAACTGAGTGAAATGATTAGTTGGTATGTTGCTATGAGCCACATAATGTTTCCAAGGGTTTGCTTAGAATTAGTACAAAGGAGCACTATAGCATTCTGATCTATGAACATGGTACACAATCATATTAAACAACATTCTCTGCTGCTAAGTAAAGAAGAATACTTCGTTCCAGAGAAATTAGTTATATACTCATTCTGAATTGGAGAGAACAGAATATCAAACAAAAAATAATACCTGCCAAACATCATGATCGGAATGCTCTTGAAGAGGATCAAGATTCTGCCTAATAGTTCCTTCGAATAAGGTAGGATCTTGGGGAATGATACTGAGACGGCTACGAAGATCATGAAGACCAAGTGTTGAAATATCTATTTTGTCTATAAGGATCCTCCCACCTGCTGGTTCAATCAGTCGAAATAAGGCCTGGATCAAAGTGGATTTGCCACTTCCAGTACGGCCAACAATTCCAATCTTCTTTCCACCAGGAAAAGTGCAAGTTACCCCATGAAGCACTACAGGAAGGCTTTCCTTGTAACGAACCTTCAAAGGGAAGAAGGAAGCAGAACTGTTAGCATGTTCCAATTCAATGGAACCATTTAATGACCTAATCTCTATTAAAACTTAAAGTTTCACCCAACACTGAGCATAACCAAACTTATCACTTGAATCATAGGCACAGGGAAAAACTTATCCCTACTTACTCATAGCACAAGTAATGATAAAAAAGAGTTGGGCATACCTTTAAATCATGTAGTTCAATCGTTCCATTCTCTGGCCATCTAGTTGGAGGCCGAGAGTCCTCAATAACTGGTGGAGCTTCACCTGGGATTTGACTGTACTGATAAATCCTTTCTATGGAAATAATTTTGTTTTCAAGCTTGCAGAAGCTAAGTATCCACCGTGATAACCGTGCATTTAGATTCAAGCCATATGTTACAGCAAGACCCGCCATGCCTACATGGAATACCAATCATTTTAAATATCTACTCTTTTAACATTTTCCCATCATGTCAACTAAAATTTAGAGATATAGTGTGACTAAAATTTAACATAAGTGAACACCAGATCCAGCTTATACACAACTTCAGTTTATTATGAAAGAAAAATTAGCATTTTATATACTGCATTGCACACTGAGATGTCCTACTGAATGAAAAGGTCATTCCATTAAGCAAAGAATAAGAAAAGAAAGGATACTTGCTAGTACAAAATTATGAGTTCATAGACTCCAATCCGGTTGAGTAGTCATGCCAAATGGAAAACGTCAACATGAAATAGTTAAGGTGTCATATTCTGATTTACACCAACTAGTTTAAAGAACTTTCATCCTTTTCTGTACACTGAAACAGATATACATATAATCACCGCTTATCCTCAACATGTTTTTACCAGACTCAGTTCCTCATGATAACATAGAGATAACTTTAAGCAATAGAATACATGAACTTACTTGGATCAATGGTTCCATGTGGAAAGCTCACGAGTAAAAGCATGCAGAAAGCAAATACAAAAGTCGAGAGTAATTCCATCCGTAGGCAGAGCCACTCAATAGCAGCAATACTGCAGAAGAATGGGCGAGCAAAACAATCAAGGAAATAAAGATTCCTCTTCATAAACCTTTTTTCCTGTCCAAATCCTCTTATTGTGGCCGCCCCTGCAATTGACTCACCGAAAAGATGGATAATTGGAGATTTCTGAATGCTAACAATTCGGACTAATTCCCTTGATGACGCCATGTAGTATTTCTGCATCAAGGAATGCTGACACTCAGGTGCAATATTCAACAATTCTTCAGCTAGAAATGCATGCTAACATTGCACAACACCATTTTTTTTTTCTTTTCAAAACACGAAATATTGTTCTTAAAGTGAAATAAATTCAATTACCTGCATCCACAAACAAGCAATGGCCATAGGAATAACAAGAAGCAAAACTTGCCATGTAACTTTTGTCATGACACCAACAATGCCTATAAGCTGTATTGTTGTTGAAGCGAACCCACCAAGTCTA
The window above is part of the Fragaria vesca subsp. vesca linkage group LG2, FraVesHawaii_1.0, whole genome shotgun sequence genome. Proteins encoded here:
- the LOC101301625 gene encoding NADH dehydrogenase [ubiquinone] 1 alpha subcomplex subunit 9, mitochondrial-like; translation: MQAITRRAGHRYLSPSSSSLKSIYPTSDHYYGAERPKYGSTLATKGVGHLVRKGTGGRSSVSGIVAAVFGSTGFLGRYLVQQLAKMGSQVLVPFRGSEDSHRHLKLMGDLGQIVPMKYNPRDESSIKAVMAKANVVINLIGREYETRNFSFEEVNHSMAEQLAMISKEHGGIMRFIQVSCLGASPSSESRYLRAKAAAEGAVLSALPEATVMRPAVMIGTEDRILNRWAFVSKKYGFLPLIGDGSTKIQPVYVADVAGAIVSALQDDGTSMGKVYELGGPDVYTVHQLAELMFDMIREWPHYVKIPIPIAKAIAMPREILLKKVPFPLPNPEIFNLDQILAQAPDTVVSENGKINIRISFVISFTVDILIFLNCVVCSVALTFNDLGILPHKIKGYPIEFLIQYRKGGPNFGSTVSEKVSPDSYP
- the LOC101313676 gene encoding uncharacterized protein LOC101313676: MYPKVRVRVHQQENHILSQNDHRRVPETKVSDESPSIPVKEIQGCSLPLKPKIMKASVPKVPAGLGQSLSSSKDKSRHLGKQDAKPDVRACSSVPLRPRAVLSSPDNDGMIGLVNKLFDKTPSAVKVHKERVLASQRQQRKASPSPMSMTKGSNRAVSTKTGLVQSKLQKNMKGKQQQASARIGKSSFTT